GTCCGGTTGACAACTCCATCCGATGTTCAGCAGGTGAACCGTCGTCTTCGCAATATGCGGGATAAGCAGGTTCGCATCTTCGACGCGGCTTCCCGGCTGTTTGCCGAAAGCGGATTTCATGCCGTGACCACCCAGCAGATCTCGGATCGGGCCGATATCGCCGCGGGCACCCTGTTCCGCTATGCCTCATCCAAGGGCCAGCTGTTGCTGATGGTCTACAACGAGGACTTCCGCGCGGCCCTGGAGTCGGGCGAGCGGCAGGCACGCACAGTCGCGGACCCGGTTGCCGCGATCGCGGCACTGGTGCGTCCGATCCTGTCGGCCGCCGACCGGAATATCGAGAACACCATCGCCTACCAGCGGGAATTACTGTTCGGACCGCCCGAGGAGACCTACCGCGAACAGGGCCTGGCCTTGGTGGCACGACTCGAGGCGATACTGGCCGACATCCTGATCGCCGCCGCCCATCCGGTCACACCGGCACTGCGGGAGGCCGCGCGCGTCACCGGTCGCAGCATTTTCGCGGTACTGCACATGGCACTGGTGCGTCCGTCCATCGGAGTCGATCCCGACCACGATCCGATCACCGATCTGCACGCCCAGATCGTGCAGCTCGTCGCCGGCTTCCGGGCCACTCCGGACGTGCTCGACACCACGTGATTTGCTGCCCTACAACATATTTCACCCCAGCGCGGAGAACACTCCGCAGAACGGAGCCGATATGACCACCATTCGCAAGGTAACCGTCCTCGGGACCGGAGTTCTCGGTTCACAGATCGCCTTCCAGACCGCGTTCCACGGATTCGACGTCACCTCCTACGACATCAACGACGAGGCGCTGACCGCCGCGCGTGAGCGCTTCGACAAGCTGGCGGCCACCTATCGCGAGCAGGTCGAGGGCGCGGGCGACGGCAAGGCCGATGCCACCGCGGCCGGTATCGCACTCACCGACGATCTGGCCGCGGCCGCGCGGGAGGCCGATCTGATCATCGAGGCGGTGCCGGAGGTGCTGTCCATCAAACAGGACACCTACCGCAAGCTCGCCGCGGCGGCGCCCGAGCACACCATCTTCGCCACCAACTCCTCCACCCTGCTGCCCAGTGACATCAAGGATTCGACCGGACGTCCGGACCGCTTCCTGGCGCTGCATTTCGCGAATCAGGTGTGGCATTTCAACACCGCCGAGGTGATGGGTACCGCCGACACCGATCCGAAGGTGTACGACGCGGTCGTCGAATTCGCCCGCGCCATCGGCATGGTCCCGATCGAATTGCACAAGGAGAAGGCGGGTTACGTGCTGAACTCGCTGCTGGTGCCGTTCCTCAACTCGGCGATGGCACTCGCGGCCGGCGGCTACGCCGAACCGAAGGCGGTCGACGAGACCTGGCGCATCGGCACCGGCGCACCCGCCGGCCCCTTCCAGATCCTCGATATCGTCGGCCTCACCACGCCCTACAACATCCTGGTCAACAGCGGTGAGGACGGGCGGAAACTGGCCGCCTGGCTGAAGTCGGAATACATCGACAAGGGCAAACTCGGTATCGCCAGCGGTGAGGGATTCTACCGCTACCAGGCATAAAGCGTTATCGCACAGCACATTCCGAAGGTGCACCGGGTACTCGCACGACCGTCGAAGAGGAGCCATATGTAGGTCCGTTCGCACTGAACGACTAGGCGCAGAAGGACATCGCCGAGATCTTCCTCGCGCTGGTACTGCCGCTGTACCGGTGGCCGCTCGACCGAGGAGTGACCGTGCGGTTCGACACCGAGGTCACCGAGATCGATTTCGACATCACCCCGGAACGCAAGCGGGCCACCCGGATCCACTGGGTGTCCGGCGGCGCCGAGGGCAGCGCCGACCTGGGCCCCGACGATCTGGTGTTCACCACGATCG
The genomic region above belongs to Nocardia spumae and contains:
- a CDS encoding TetR/AcrR family transcriptional regulator, with product MTTPSDVQQVNRRLRNMRDKQVRIFDAASRLFAESGFHAVTTQQISDRADIAAGTLFRYASSKGQLLLMVYNEDFRAALESGERQARTVADPVAAIAALVRPILSAADRNIENTIAYQRELLFGPPEETYREQGLALVARLEAILADILIAAAHPVTPALREAARVTGRSIFAVLHMALVRPSIGVDPDHDPITDLHAQIVQLVAGFRATPDVLDTT
- a CDS encoding 3-hydroxyacyl-CoA dehydrogenase, with amino-acid sequence MTTIRKVTVLGTGVLGSQIAFQTAFHGFDVTSYDINDEALTAARERFDKLAATYREQVEGAGDGKADATAAGIALTDDLAAAAREADLIIEAVPEVLSIKQDTYRKLAAAAPEHTIFATNSSTLLPSDIKDSTGRPDRFLALHFANQVWHFNTAEVMGTADTDPKVYDAVVEFARAIGMVPIELHKEKAGYVLNSLLVPFLNSAMALAAGGYAEPKAVDETWRIGTGAPAGPFQILDIVGLTTPYNILVNSGEDGRKLAAWLKSEYIDKGKLGIASGEGFYRYQA